From Campylobacter showae:
TTATCGGCTTGCAAATTTTGATTTTGTTCTTTTAGTTCGCCAATTTGCGAGAGTAGAAATTGATTCACGTCAAATTCGCCCGCTTTCGCAGCTTTTTTTGACTCCGAGCTTTTAGCGGATTTTGAAGTTTTGGGCGCTGATTTGGGTGCGGTTTGAGGCTCGTAGCCTTCTAAAACCACGTATTTTACGCCGTCTTTTTCAAAGGTTTTTAGCGTTCCGCGACGAATGCGGTTGTAGACGGCTTCCTTGGTTACGCCTAAGATTTCCGCGGCCTCGCTCACGGGCACTTTGGACATATTTTTCCTTTGATCGTTAAATTTGGCGTAGATTATGGCAAATTTTGGCTTTGATGCGAGTTAAACGGGAGTTTGAAAAAAGAAAAGGCCGCCGAAGCGACCCTTTTGGTTAGAGCTTCGACTCGTAGCGTCTAAGCATATATAGACGTTTAAGCATTTTCTTGCGAGCCGCGATTTTTTGTTTTTTGCGGATCTCGGTCATAGGCTCGAAAAAGCGTCTTGCGCGAACTTCAGTCACGACAAGGTTCCTGTCGGTTTGCTTTTTGAACTTTCTGTAAGCTTCGTCAAAAGACTCGTTAGGATGTACCTTAATACCAGGCAACGTCCTCACCACCTTTCAATTAAAATAGACGGCGATTATAGCAGAAATTTAGTAAATTTGAGAATTTATAAAAAATTAATAGCATTAACTCTATAATTTATAAAAATTATCACTACTTTGTAATCAGGATGAATTATGACAAAAGAAGACTATAAAAATTATTTCAAATTTGCTAGCAAACGCTATATCGCCTACATCCTGATTACCTGTACCGCGCTCGTTTTACCATTTATATCTATCGGCGGAAATCAGTTTTTCCTGCTAAGCTTTGAGCGCAGCGAGCTACATCTGCTTTTTGCCAAATTTAACGTCCAAGAGCTATTTTTGATGCCTTTCGTGCTCATCATTTTTTTTATTTTTATATTTTTTATGACGAATTTGGGCGGCCGCGTCTGGTGCGGCTGGAGCTGTCCGCAGACGATATTTCGCGCGATTTACCGCGACCTCATACAAACTAAAATTTTAAAAATTCGCAAAAGCGTTTCAAATAAGCAAACGCAAGCCGAGGGCGGCGCCAAAAAGGCTCTTGCAGTCGCAATCTGGAGCGTTTTAGCCTTTGTCGCGGCGGCGAATTTTCTCTGGTTTTTCGTCCCGCCGCAAGATTTTTTCGCTCAAATTTCAAACCCTGCCGAGCATAAAATTTTACTCGGAGCTTGGCTTGTTATCGCGGCGTTTTTGATATTTGACGTCGCGTTTTTGGGCGAAAATTTTTGCGTTTACGTCTGCCCGTACGCCAGAGTGCAGTCCGTGATGATCGATTCTGACAGCGTGCAGGTGATCTACGACGAGGCGCGCGGCGGTAAAATTTACGACGGGCAAACCAAACTCTGGAAAAAGCCGCCCGATCCACAAAACGAGTGCACCGGCTGCGAAGCCTGCGTGAAAATTTGCCCGACGCACATCGACATTAGAAAAGGCATGCAGCTAGAGTGCATAAACTGCCTAGAGTGCGTGGATGCCTGCACGAAAACAATGTCGGGGCTAAATTTGCCTAGCCTAATTAGCTGGACTAGCTCAAATTCCCTAAAAACCAAGCAAAAAGTGCGGTATTTTCGCTTTAAAACCATCGGCTACTGTGCCATCATCGCTATCGCTGCAACCGCGCTAACGCTAATGAGCGCCAAAAAAGAGAGTATGCTGCTAAATATTAACCGCACAAGCGAGCTATATAAGGTAAATAGAAGCGGCGAAATCGAAAACGCTTACGTATTTTTGTTTGAAAACACCGACGCGCACGCGCATGAGTTTTACTTTGACGTTAGCGCGGACAGAGCTAAAGCGCCGATAAAAATCGAGCGCCCAAAGACTCAAATTTCGTTAAAAGCAGGCGAAAAAAAGAGAGTCGTAGTCGTGCTAAGCGCGCCTAAAGCGGCATTTGCCGGCACAAACGAACAAACAACAAAGATAGAAATCTCAGCCTACGCAGCGGATAACAAAGAAAAAATAAATGTTAAGAGACGGACTATTTTTGCCCATCCAAGCGAGTAAAAAATTATTTTTTTATAGTATAATCATACTTTAAGATTTTTTAAAATTTGGGGGCTATAAAAATGGATACGAAACCGACGAAACGAAGCGCTGAGAGAAAAGAGAAATTCATTCAGGCCGGGCTTGAAATTTTCCTCGAAAACGGCTACGAAAACACGAGTTTAACGGATATCATCAAAAAAAGCGGCGGGTCGCTAGCGAGCATCTACAAATTTTTTGAAAACAAAGAAGGGCTTTTTCGCGCTATCGTAGAGCGCGGATTTGACGACTTTAGAATGCAGATAGACGAAAAAATCGATCTAAATTTGCCGCATAAGCTGGATGATTTTTTAACCAAATTTGCGATGATATTTTTCGACATAATCTGTGAAAAGAAAACCACGCTAATCTCAAGAGTAATGATGAGCGAAGGCGCGAAAAACGACGGCCTTTTAGGTAAAGAGTTTTTGGATCAAATTTTAAGCAAAATCGATAAAATTTTAATCGATTTTTTCGAGTGCGAAGACATAAGAGTCCAACTAAATCCATGTATCTCTCCTTACGTCGCAGCCAAGGCGTTTGCCGCAGTCGTTAGAGAGCCTTATCATTATAATGCTATTTTGCTAAACGAGGACATAACGCTAAGCGCAGAAGAGCGCAAAGAGCATGTAAAAACGCGCATAGATATGTTTTTGCACGGTGTAAAAAAACACTAAATTCGTCCCTCAAAAATTTGACTTTTCATTTAAATAAGAGTAAAATAGCCGACTTTACTTGTAACAAATATTACAAGTTAAATTTCGTATAAAAACTAAAAAATAAAGGCAAATTTATGAGAAATTTTAAAAATATCTCTGTTTTGTTATTGGCGTCGCTGCTTTTTACGGCATGCTTTGATAGTAACGATAAAAAAAGTGCGGCCGTAGCCGGACAACAACGGCAAATGCCGCCGTCAAAGGTTGATGTATTCGTAGCCAAAAAATCAGACGTGCCGATCAGCTTTGACTACACCGCGACCCTAACGAGCCAGCAAGACGTAATCATATATCCAAAAGTAAGCGGCACGATAACCAAGCAATTTTTTAAAGCAGGCGACAACG
This genomic window contains:
- the ccoG gene encoding cytochrome c oxidase accessory protein CcoG, whose amino-acid sequence is MTKEDYKNYFKFASKRYIAYILITCTALVLPFISIGGNQFFLLSFERSELHLLFAKFNVQELFLMPFVLIIFFIFIFFMTNLGGRVWCGWSCPQTIFRAIYRDLIQTKILKIRKSVSNKQTQAEGGAKKALAVAIWSVLAFVAAANFLWFFVPPQDFFAQISNPAEHKILLGAWLVIAAFLIFDVAFLGENFCVYVCPYARVQSVMIDSDSVQVIYDEARGGKIYDGQTKLWKKPPDPQNECTGCEACVKICPTHIDIRKGMQLECINCLECVDACTKTMSGLNLPSLISWTSSNSLKTKQKVRYFRFKTIGYCAIIAIAATALTLMSAKKESMLLNINRTSELYKVNRSGEIENAYVFLFENTDAHAHEFYFDVSADRAKAPIKIERPKTQISLKAGEKKRVVVVLSAPKAAFAGTNEQTTKIEISAYAADNKEKINVKRRTIFAHPSE
- a CDS encoding TetR/AcrR family transcriptional regulator gives rise to the protein MDTKPTKRSAERKEKFIQAGLEIFLENGYENTSLTDIIKKSGGSLASIYKFFENKEGLFRAIVERGFDDFRMQIDEKIDLNLPHKLDDFLTKFAMIFFDIICEKKTTLISRVMMSEGAKNDGLLGKEFLDQILSKIDKILIDFFECEDIRVQLNPCISPYVAAKAFAAVVREPYHYNAILLNEDITLSAEERKEHVKTRIDMFLHGVKKH
- the rpsU gene encoding 30S ribosomal protein S21, giving the protein MPGIKVHPNESFDEAYRKFKKQTDRNLVVTEVRARRFFEPMTEIRKKQKIAARKKMLKRLYMLRRYESKL